From Abyssibius alkaniclasticus:
CACAACCAGCGCGGCAAGGATCACCCCGACCGAGCCGAGCATATCGGCCAGCACCTCGAAATAGGCGCCCTTGAGGTTCAGGCTTTCCTGCGATCCGGCATGAAGCATTCGCATCGAGATCAGGTTGACCAGCAGACCGACCACCGCCACAACCAGCATTGGTCCGCTCAGAATTTCGGGCGGGGCGGACAGGCGGAAATACGCCTCGCGCAGCACGAAAACCGTGACCACCAGCAGCACCACCGCGTTGAGCAGCGCCGAAAGCACCTCGGTGCGCACATAGCCATAGGTCATTTGCGGCGTGGCAGGGCGTTCGGCAAAGCGCACGGCAACCAGCGCCATGAACAGCCCGCCGACATCGGTTGCCATATGGGCGGCATCGGCCAGAAGCGCCAGGCTGCCTGTCCAGAGCCCGCCGATGACCTCGACAATGAGAAAGGTGCCGGTCATCGCCAGCGCCCAGGTCAGGCTGCCCTTGTGACGGCTGGCAGATGTTCCGCCACCCATGCCCGTTTGATTATGCCCTGCACCCATTTCCAGCCTCAATCAAAGATTTCGCGCAGCCAGGATTTGCGACCATAGCCGTGGCCACCGCCGCCATGCTTGCTGTAGCCGCCGCCATGTTTGCTGCCGTGCTTGCCATAGCCACGGCCATCGTCATAGCCGCCTGTGTCGCGGCTGGGTTGCGGTGCCAGATCTGCCGCGCTCCGCTCGACGATCTTGTCCAACTCGCCACGGTCCAACCAGACACCACGGCATTCGGGGCAAAAGTCGATCTCGATTCCCTGCCTGTCGGCCATGCTCAGAGAGACATCACAGACCGGGCACCGCATTCTGCCCTTGCCGCCTTGTTCCGGGCCGCGCCCGGATTCACGCATGTTATCAACCATTTGTCTGCCTCCTTTATCGCAGTGGAACAGGGGCATTTCACCCCCGACCTGCGCTACATAAGACCTCGAGTAACTAGAGATTCAAGGGCGTTGACAAAATTTTTGGCACCTCTGCCGCAAATGGCGGAAATTTGCTACCCGTCTGGCAGGCAAGGCCTGCACGGCCGGGTGCCGGGGTTTGGCCTAGATCGACACCGCAGCGACAAGCTGGTCTTTTGAGAATTGCGCGCGCGGTTGCGCGACTGTCACCCGGCCCTGGCGCAGCACGATGAACTGGTCGCCAATTTCATAGGCAAAATCTATGAACTGCTCCACAAGTATGATTGCCATCGTGCCGCTATCGCGCAAATGCGCGATGACCCGCCCGATTTGCTGGATGATATTGGGCTGGATGCCCTCGGTTGGTTCATCGAGCAGCAGCAGTTTTGGTTTCGTGATCAGGGCGCGCGCTATGGCCAGTTGCTGCTGCTGGCCGCCCGAAAGGTCTCCGCCGCGCCGATTGTGCATTTCGCTCAGCACCGGAAACAATTCGTAGATATGATCGGGAATGACATGCTCTGCGCGCGGAAGGCAGGCAAATCCGGTTTCAAGATTCTCTCTGACCGTGAGCAGCGGGAAAATATCGCGCCCCTGCGGCACATAGCCGATACCCAGCTTGGCAAGTGCATGGGATGGCGCGCGCCCGACAGGCGCGCCGTTGAGCGAAATCTTGCCGCCCGACCTGTGATGCGCCCCAGAAATAGCCTTGAGCAGGCTGGTTTTGCCAACGCCATTGGTGCCCATGATGCAGCTTACCTGCCCCGCTTCGGCGGCCAGACTGATATCGTATAGGATTTGCGAGCTGCCATAATGCAGATCGAGATGGTCAATTTTCAACATGTTAGCGCCCCAGATAGACGTCGATGACGTCTTTGTTTTTCGTGACATGGTCAAGGCTGCCTTCTGCCAGCACCGCGCCTTCGTGCAGCACGGTCACCTTGCAGTTGAGCCGGCGCACGAAATCCATGTCATGTTCGACCACAACAACGGCACGGGTTTTGGCCGCCTCGGTCAGTATTTCGGTGGTTTTTGCGCGTTCTTGCGGGGTCATTCCGGCGGCAGGCTCGTCAACCAGCAGCAGCTTGGGGTCTTGTGCAAGCAACATGCCTAGCTCCAGCCATTGCTTTTGCCCGTGCGACAGCTCGCCCGATTTGCGGCTTAGATGCGCCTCCAATCCGATTTGTGCCGCAAGGGTTCTTACGGCCTCTGCATGGGCGGCCGTGGGCTTGTAGAACAGAACGGAAAGCGGGCCGCGCCGGTTTTTGAGCGCCAGCAGCAGATTGTCAAAAACGCTTTGGTCCTCAAACACGGTCGGCCGCTGGAATTTACGCCCGATACCGGCTTGCGCGATTTTTGCCTCGCTCATCCCCTTGAGCGAAACGGGGGGTGAACCCCACAGGATTTTGCCCGAATCCGGGCGGGTCTTGCCGGTGACAATATCCATGAACGTGGTCTTTCCCGCCCCGTTCGGCCCGATGATCGCGCGCATTTCGGCCGGGCCAATGCGAAATGTCAGGTTGTTGATGGCGGCAAACCCGTTGAAGGATACGCTGACGCCCGAAACTTCAAGCAGCGAACTCATTCCTGTGCCTCGCGTTCTTGCAGGGCGCCGGTTTCGGGGCCGAGTGGTGCGCCATGCCTGTCGGGGTGGCGCCTGTGGGCAAAGGCATCGAAAATGCCGCTGATGCCCTTGGGCGCCAGCAGGGTGACGGCAACGAATGACAGGCCGAGCAGCACGAGCCACCAGTCCACCCAAACCACCTTTGCAAAGCCCAAATTCAGGTCGGGCACGCGCCCGCCCGTGAACCAGCTTGACACAAGGCTGACAAAGGCCGCCCCGATGACCGCGCCGTAAAGCCGCCCGCGACCGCCGATTGCCACCCATACGGCCAGGTAGATCGACGCGATCGGGGCAATTTCCGCCGGGTTGATGATGCCGGCTTGCGGAAAATACAGCGCGCCGGCAATTCCGGCGATCAGCGCGGCGATCACGAAAACAAACAGTTTGTAGCTTTCAACCGCATAGCCGAGGAACCGCACGCGGGCCTCGTCATCACGTATGCCGCGGATGACACTGCCGAATTTGCCCGAAACCAGCCAGGCGGCGAAACCATAGCCAAGCGCCAGCGCAAGCGCCGATGCCCAAAGGAACCAGACGGCCAGACTGTCTTGCGAAACCGCCCCGATACCGGGGATGTTCTGAAGGCCGGAAAGGCCGTTATTGCCGCGCAAACCGCTATTGTTCTGGAACAGATAAAGCGCCAGCGCCAAAGTCATGGCCTGCGTGAGGATCGACAAGTAAACGCCATTGATCCGGCTTCGAAATGCCAGCCAGCCAAAGGCCAGCGCCAGCAGCCCCGGCACCAGCAATACCAAGGCAAGTTGTGCCGGCAGGCTGTTGGACACAGCCCAGATCCAGGGAAATTCGCTGCTGCCGACAACGCCGAAAATCTGCGCCCCGATCGCATCGTTTATTTCCTGATCTGTTGGCGGGATGAGCGAATTTGACAGCGATGCGACAACAATTTCCCGCGTGCGCTCATACATGATCCACATGCCGACCATATAGCCGCCAAGCCCGAAAAATGCCGCATGTCCCAATGACAGGATGCCGCAATAGCCCCAGACAAGGTCCATCGCGATGGCCAGCAGGCACAGGGCCAGAATTTTCCCGAGCGTTTTGGTCATGCCGGTCGAGATGGTTCCAATGCCATAGGCCTCGGACAGAAGTGTTGTCAGCACGGTGAACAGCGCAAGCAGCGCCAGAAACACCAGAACCGAGGGGTATTTTAGAAAGAAGCTGCGCTGCATGGCCTAGTCTCCTGCCGCGCGGCCACGCAGCGCGACAATGCCACGGGGCCGGAACTGGATGAAAATGATGATGAAGATGATCATGTAGGTTTGCGCCGCGAGCGTATTGCTCGGGTTCAGCCATTCAACCGATTTCTGGAAGAAGCCGATCATCGTGGCACCTGCCAGCGCACCCCAGATATTGCCAACCCCACCAACGACCACAGTCATGAAACTTTGCACGATATAGTCGTTCCCAAGCTCGGATGTGACCTTGGCAAACAGGCCGATCGCCACCCCGGCAAGCCCCGCAATGCCCGAGCCAAGGCCGAAGGTCAGCATGTTGACGCGGTCGGTATTGATGCCCATGCTGGCCGCCATACGCGCGTTCTGCGTTACCGCCCGTGTTTCCAGGCCAAGGCGGGTGCGCTTCATGATGAACAGGAATACGGCCAGCAGCATAAGCGCCAGGCCAAAGATTGCGATGCGAATATAGCTGATGGACAGAACGTCATTCACAATCCAGGCACCATCAAGCCAGCCCGGCGCGGTCAGCGGGCGGGCCTGTGTGCCGAAAATATTCTTGGCAAGCTGTTGCAGGGCAATCGACACGCCGAACGTGGCCAGCAGCGTTTCAAGCGGACGGTTGTAAAGCCAGCGGATCACCAGCCGTTCCATTGCAACGCCCGCGGCAAATGTCACCAGGAACGCGGCGGGAAGTGCGACGATGATTGACAGTGTGTAATTGGAAATGAACAGCTGAACAACATAGCCCGTATAGGCCCCCATCATGATAAACTCGCCATGCGCCATGTTGATGACGCCCATAACGCCAAAGGTTATTGCAAGTCCGATGGCCGCCAGGAACAGAATGGATGCAAGCGAAAGCGCATCGAGCGTGAGATCGAGCGCCTTGTTCATCCCGACCCTGAATTCGATTGCGCCCAACGCCTCGGTCACGGCATCTGTCACCGCGCCAGAGGGCTCCAGATAGTTTTCGAAGAAGCTGTATTGCGCGATGGTTGCGCCGATCATGTCATCGGTGAGGCGTGCCGGCACCAGGCCGGCAGCGGCCAGGCCGTCATAGGCTTTCAGGCGCGCATCAGGATCGGCGAGCGCGGCGCTCGGCACATCGGCAACCATGCCGTCACTCAGGTTTTGCTCTAGCGCAGCGCGCAGAAATTCGGGGGTGAGCCGCGGGGCTGCAAGGCCATTATCGACTAGAATTTGATAGGCGCTTTCCACGGTAAATGCGCCGCGCCCGGGCACCAATTCGCGCGCCACATTGGCGGTGGCTGGAATTTCGCCTTCCACAACAACAAGTTCGCTGGCCAAAAGCGGGTTCAGTGCCGCGCGAACATCGAGTGAGATATCGGCGCCAAGCGAGGAAATCGCCGTAATGCGTGCCTGTGTGTCCGGATCATACCGCAAGGTGAGCAGCGCGGCCACGCGGGTTTTCAGCGCGCGGATCTCCGGGTCGGTTTCGCCTGCCAGCGAGGCGCGCAAGGGCGCAAGATGCTCGGCCGCCGGA
This genomic window contains:
- a CDS encoding cation diffusion facilitator family transporter — protein: MGGGTSASRHKGSLTWALAMTGTFLIVEVIGGLWTGSLALLADAAHMATDVGGLFMALVAVRFAERPATPQMTYGYVRTEVLSALLNAVVLLVVTVFVLREAYFRLSAPPEILSGPMLVVAVVGLLVNLISMRMLHAGSQESLNLKGAYFEVLADMLGSVGVILAALVVMLTGWTIADPIIGAAIGLFIVPRTWILLKGALRILLEATPAHIDVEKLRSRLAALPGVSDVHDLHVWTLTSGQEAMSAHLVVNDLANSGAVLAAARDSLHSEFDLTHTTLQIEDAKAAKAEGETHR
- a CDS encoding zf-TFIIB domain-containing protein, whose translation is MVDNMRESGRGPEQGGKGRMRCPVCDVSLSMADRQGIEIDFCPECRGVWLDRGELDKIVERSAADLAPQPSRDTGGYDDGRGYGKHGSKHGGGYSKHGGGGHGYGRKSWLREIFD
- the urtE gene encoding urea ABC transporter ATP-binding subunit UrtE yields the protein MLKIDHLDLHYGSSQILYDISLAAEAGQVSCIMGTNGVGKTSLLKAISGAHHRSGGKISLNGAPVGRAPSHALAKLGIGYVPQGRDIFPLLTVRENLETGFACLPRAEHVIPDHIYELFPVLSEMHNRRGGDLSGGQQQQLAIARALITKPKLLLLDEPTEGIQPNIIQQIGRVIAHLRDSGTMAIILVEQFIDFAYEIGDQFIVLRQGRVTVAQPRAQFSKDQLVAAVSI
- the urtD gene encoding urea ABC transporter ATP-binding protein UrtD, with the protein product MSSLLEVSGVSVSFNGFAAINNLTFRIGPAEMRAIIGPNGAGKTTFMDIVTGKTRPDSGKILWGSPPVSLKGMSEAKIAQAGIGRKFQRPTVFEDQSVFDNLLLALKNRRGPLSVLFYKPTAAHAEAVRTLAAQIGLEAHLSRKSGELSHGQKQWLELGMLLAQDPKLLLVDEPAAGMTPQERAKTTEILTEAAKTRAVVVVEHDMDFVRRLNCKVTVLHEGAVLAEGSLDHVTKNKDVIDVYLGR
- the urtC gene encoding urea ABC transporter permease subunit UrtC, which translates into the protein MQRSFFLKYPSVLVFLALLALFTVLTTLLSEAYGIGTISTGMTKTLGKILALCLLAIAMDLVWGYCGILSLGHAAFFGLGGYMVGMWIMYERTREIVVASLSNSLIPPTDQEINDAIGAQIFGVVGSSEFPWIWAVSNSLPAQLALVLLVPGLLALAFGWLAFRSRINGVYLSILTQAMTLALALYLFQNNSGLRGNNGLSGLQNIPGIGAVSQDSLAVWFLWASALALALGYGFAAWLVSGKFGSVIRGIRDDEARVRFLGYAVESYKLFVFVIAALIAGIAGALYFPQAGIINPAEIAPIASIYLAVWVAIGGRGRLYGAVIGAAFVSLVSSWFTGGRVPDLNLGFAKVVWVDWWLVLLGLSFVAVTLLAPKGISGIFDAFAHRRHPDRHGAPLGPETGALQEREAQE
- the urtB gene encoding urea ABC transporter permease subunit UrtB, encoding MRAFLLIFFASLCVPAGALAQISDIQAILQENRALIEESSRRSIEPAIAAIAESGLPSAQTVLQRWQAKELYQTPDDGLFYYGAALENGMIRLFRFSDGAQLGDFDSASLARINPNSGIRALIGSALVRFQLDDPDPQRRRDALASLQRNPAAEHLAPLRASLAGETDPEIRALKTRVAALLTLRYDPDTQARITAISSLGADISLDVRAALNPLLASELVVVEGEIPATANVARELVPGRGAFTVESAYQILVDNGLAAPRLTPEFLRAALEQNLSDGMVADVPSAALADPDARLKAYDGLAAAGLVPARLTDDMIGATIAQYSFFENYLEPSGAVTDAVTEALGAIEFRVGMNKALDLTLDALSLASILFLAAIGLAITFGVMGVINMAHGEFIMMGAYTGYVVQLFISNYTLSIIVALPAAFLVTFAAGVAMERLVIRWLYNRPLETLLATFGVSIALQQLAKNIFGTQARPLTAPGWLDGAWIVNDVLSISYIRIAIFGLALMLLAVFLFIMKRTRLGLETRAVTQNARMAASMGINTDRVNMLTFGLGSGIAGLAGVAIGLFAKVTSELGNDYIVQSFMTVVVGGVGNIWGALAGATMIGFFQKSVEWLNPSNTLAAQTYMIIFIIIFIQFRPRGIVALRGRAAGD